The DNA region TCTGCACAGTGTCttactggaaatgttttgtggtTGCACTATAGCCTACATTAATAGAAACATTTGTGTGGGGGTTTTACCACAAGAaaccacatacatacaaacaaacacacattcaaaagaCAATCTTTCTAAACTGATGGTGTTTTGtgaacatttgtaaaacaaCAAGACTTAGATTTGGAGTATCTTAAACAAACTGTGATACTACACTGTATTTTTGTACAGTTCTCTAAACATGCACAGACACCAATTCTTGTCCTGTCATCTTCATCCGttgtttcttcctgtttttctctcacaTTAAAGTTTCTATCGCTGATATTGAGGATTCCAGGCATACACCGACACCCATCATCAAACAGCTGATTCAATATTATTATACACTTTTCCCATCGTGCATATATTGTAAGTTATGAAATGCTTACCAAGGGTTGCCAATCTGTTTAcctctgtatatatttacacTTATAATTATGCATAAACAGTACTACACTCCTGTTTCCATTCACTTCATTAATTTGCAATTACTGTCTAccacacatttatattactttactttatattttctaaaagCTATAATGTATCCCTACAATTTAACTTGCACTATTTTACGTGAtagattatgattattattatttcatacatatttaatgagcctATTTGGAGGGACAACTCCTCTCTAATTGTTGTGGATATGACAATAAAGAGCTCAAAAATTCAAACTTGAAACTAGGTGAGGCAGGCAGAAACAGAGGCTGGGAAGCTAAGACGGTTGCATAATCAGGCTAAGTGTATGGGTGAAATAGGCTGTTCAGATAATGTGAATGCTGGGAAAGGTGATATAGCAGGCCTGGATGTGGAAGTCAAGTCACTGGAACATCTGAAAAAGTGGAAGTGTGAATTTGGGAGAAAGGACGAACAGAGAGGCCAGATGATCAGGAATAAACACACCTGAGGTAGACATTGTGACAGGTTTAGACTTTTGTTTACATGAGTTCATCGTTGTCAACCTGTCACATTCCATTGATAACAATAGTGCTTCAGTTACATATAAAAATCTATAGTCTGGATGGTGACTTTATATAGACCAGGGGAGAGCACATAACGCACATCTACAGCAACGATTCATCCTCTgtggaccatgaatgtctgtaccaaattagGTCCCAATCCAATTGTTGATGAGATATTTCAGACCAAAGAGGTGGAGTCATGATTATCATTGGCTTGGTTAGAGCCACAGTGACAGTAGTCAGATGGTTCAATAATAAGCACACAAATTACCATTTTGTGAACATTATAGGATCTAATACTTGTTGGGCAAGGCTCTGTAAATGTGTTCCCTTTGTGAAGTTTTGTTATctaaaaacaattcaataagATACATCATATTGCTATGATGACAAGCACACAGACtcacaacattaaaacataccACCCCCACACACTGTCGCGGCTGGTAACAAATGGATAATCTGGAATAAAGCCACTCAGATGTCTTTCgatggcagtggtggaaagtaatttagttaatttactcaagtattatATTGTGAGGTACTTCTTCTTtactttctactccactacagttCAGAGGGaactattgtactttttaatccactatatatatctgtctgctGGATATCTCGCaacttcacaaacaaaacagatgatcaatttatgaaatataatacTGTGCTTTAGAATAAACTATCCAACggtatataaagtagttcaaattaCATTGAAATGCTCTTTATGTTCTAAAGCATcagtaattataaataatattatatatatatataataatagagcCCTCTGAAAGGGATCATTCTGCCCAAACAATAgttttactttaatacttttaagTACCTTTTTCTGTTAATACTTTGTTTTACCTTTATTTAAGTAAGATCTTGACTGTAGGGCCACCACTGCTTTCTAACTCTCATGTCACTTTTAGTTCCTGTATAAAGCTGTATTGTTCTCTGTCGACACGTACACATATGGCACGCAGACCTCCTTGGTGGGTTTGAGAACCTGTGATTTAACCTCTGAGAGACGAAGTGTCCTTTTTCTGGAGCATAATGAAGTAAAGCTCTCAGCCAGGCATTCTGCATTGCTGTCAAATATTTAGACAGTGTTAGCCTATCCCTGCTGACTCAACACACATATGTAGGCATGATTTACTCTCCCTTTCTCTTGgaagtctttaaatgtgcaaGTGACACATAATGACATCAGTGATAAATTAATGAATTGTAATTATAGCTTATAGATGTGTTTCAACAGGTTTCCGCTGATGTTTAAAACTATCTGTACATTCAAAACAGAGACCTAGTAGGAATTCTGTTTTTGAGAATAAAGACAtaattgaatgaaaataaagttaCAATATTTCAAGTTGTTCTCCCTCAGAACATCTGACAGACGCAGGACACTGTTTGGGGCATGGCTGTCACTTAGGGAGGAGACCTTGGGaggaaattaaacatttcaggTTTTGAACGAAGACTTGTGACTATAAAAGGAAGAACTTTGGCAGAGCGTCATCTTCCCTCCAGTTCTCCTCTCACTAGGTTGAATAAACGTCAGATTTTCTCTCTGTTCAACATGCGGTTCTACGGAGCTCTGATCCTGTTCATGACTCTGTCTGCAGGTAAGAACCGCTTATGTATCCACAAGAAGgtatttcccctttaattttggggtttcttttaggaagtttttccttgtgcgatgcgagggtctaaggacagaggatgttgtaacctgtacagtctgtaaagcacactgagacaaatgtataatttgtgatattgggctatacaaataaatttgatttgattttgatttgatttatgttttgGCTTGAcactgtaaaacaaagaaattaaagttattaatgTTTGAAAGCTATTATGGCGGTGAAGAATGTCCTAGTAGTTTGATAGggctcattattttcttttttattaaagcTATGAATGAAGATTgaagatttttatttatatttgttttgaataataatgaaataatggaaatgttttaaaactgtgGTACGATTTGAAAAAATACCAGTTGCAACACATCCATACTGAGGTATAATAGTTTCTGTctattctctctttctgtacagCATATGCATTGAAATGCTACCAATGTGTAGGCGAAACCTGCACAGGCCATACTACTTGTGATCTGGATTCAGACCAATGTTCCATCATATATGTGGACGGTGAGTTGTTCTTCCTCAGTTAATATTAAGCATTTCAAATAGATTACCTATCTCTCTGAGCTGATATATTGCTGTACTAAATGTCTGGTGGCTCGATGaaactgtttcttttcttttataccTTGCAGACGTCCACAAGAAGATCTGCACGACCAGCTTGTCATGTACCAGTAATGATAACTGCTGTGCCACGGACTTGTGTAACAGCGCCATATCGACTGGCTCCAGTGTGCTCCTCCTGCTGTTGTCCTCAGCCATCATCACTGTCTTTCTCTGAGGCTCTGCAGCAGCTACATCTTAACAATGTGTGTCTTCTTTCTTACCCAATTTGTAACTCTGGAAGAATAAACACATTCCCAATATGTAAAAGTTGTGAATGACTGCAGATGGATATTTgctcaataaaacacaatatgacCCACCATTGAATTGTTTAATTCCTTTGGTTCTGCATTTCACATCCTTGTTTACAGCAACACATAGCTTTGTTACGAAGCACGAAACACAAAGATGTATGACAAAACAGGAACAACATCAACACTGAACATGGTTAATTGCTGATCCTCGGCAATAAttacacagaaaaacagactTTAAGACTTTTGGACTTcctcatttgacatttttgaaagCGGTGTCAAACCAGGAAGTCCAACACAActaaacacaaatgaaatgcaGGAAATATTTGGTGTACTGTATTCTGTATCAGATATCAAGCTAGATTAAATATAGCATTTCTTTACGCATTTGGGCCTgcaaaaagtattattttatattttcttaaagaCAACATTAGgttacactttctttcttttttttcttttaaaattagGCAATGTGGGATGTATGTGGAACAGGGGGAATTATAGATAAAGAAACTCTACAGATAATGCAAAAGGCTAATAGTTTACAAGAGAAAAGTACATAGTTGCTCAAATCTGATATAAACTAAATTTAGTTCAGTTTGTTCGCAGGagcttaaaaatgttttattaattgaaaaatgtaaaatgaagcATATTGTTGCTGTCATGTGAAAACTTCTAACTGTAGTTTTGTTTATGTCCATGTTTTCAACTCACTGTAAGGATCACATAGTTATGTTGAGGGTAACTAAATATATGGATGTCAAGCTTTTCACACAatatcaaacatgttgtacagaaAGTGCGACaaccattttgttttctttggcagTTTAACTTCATAATGCAGGAAGTATTCACTGCAATAAAAAGACCAATAAAACATTAGCAATTATTCAATTGCCACAAACAACatattagtaatattatttataagtaTGCATTCATTTCTTCTAGAAATGTTGCTGTCTAATTTACGAGTCAAAGTCactgtgtgtaaaatgtgaacattaatGACTATGGCGCCATCTGGTGCTAGTTTTAAAAACGCAAGAAAGCGACACAAAGACTTCCAATTGTCAGCAATCGTTTCatttttcaacaaacaaaaaccatCAGAATAATTCACTGATCCCATAACAACTCTACACATAGtgacataaacatttttaaaaaacagttttgacTCTAGCTTATAtagaataattattttcaagCAAGGCATTTATATAACTTAACCAGTAGTGTGCTTTACTTTCATGCCAGAAATCACTGTGTAAGAGCAGACAAGCATGTATTCAGATGGCAGATCCTCACGTACTTTGCGATGTCAgagcttaaaaatgtaaaggTACAAATCATCAACCATATATCATTGTGTGCAGAGGTGAGTGTTTCCTCGTTCTACTGGTTCTCTGTGCTAAAGATGGCATAGCTTAGTTCAGCTGATAAGGCAAATAAAGTCACAAGGCAGACATGGACGGCACGTAATAATATGGCATCTTTGAGAACATTCCCTGTTTTCCAAGGCAAACCAGTAGCATGAGTGTCCTAAATCTATTTCTTGCTGTCGATCAACTAAATTAATTctaacataacaaatacatttcttttaaatctacCCTGAGCTGGGAACTTCTCcaagtgagaaaagaaagaaaaaaaagaagcataaaGCAGCTGGCACTGAAATGACAGAATGGCACAACAGGTCACTGCAGTTTtgacataaaaatatttttgcagtcGTGATCTTGACAAGTACCCCAGATGAAACGCGTGAAGTTACCAACTCGGAGTCCAGTCTTAATAAACACACAACtattattaaatcattcaaGCTATGGTGGAAGACTAGGTGACAATACAATCTGAGATCGGTTTTACTATTGGCTGTGGAAGGCACATGAGGATGAGGATCAGCTTAAGGATGGAGCAAGAGAATCAGGAGTGAACACAAGTTTCATTCTGATTCTTTGAGTGGACGGTTATAATCTGCAGGCAGACGTCCGAACAAAGAGCAGGGCAGAGGAGACATGAGGTTCATCTTTACCAAGAATCACACTGATGTGGCAGCAGATCCCCTGGTGGTCATTTCCCTTTAAACAACAAACTCTTCTGCTACTTCTTGGCATGTGTGCTGCTCACAAGAATGTacatgtgcatacagtatgtgtgtgcaagttTATTAGTCTTGAATGTCTTCAGTGAACCCATGTGAAGAAAGCTATCTCGTCCAGGTCCACAGGGTAGTCAGTAAGGTACATGGGGCATTTATCAAAATGTTCCCCCTTGTAGCTTCTCCATCGTCCTGCAGGCAGGTAGATGTCCCTCTCCTGCTTTCCTGGCTCTAACACCGGAGCCACCATTAGGTCATCCCCGATCAGGAACTGGGAGTCGATCTTGTAGGCTGCCTCGTCGTTGATGGCGATCCACCAGAGGGGCCTGATGATTGGGTCTCCTGTATCAAGAACCTCGCCTGCCAGCTCGAGAACCCTTGGGGCCACCAGAGTCTCATGGAGCTCTGTGAACTTCTGCGCTATCTGTATCACCTGCAGGTTATTGCACCAAGACAAAGTGTTAGCATCACAGTAGAACATGGTGGCTGGCTAATTCGGACACTTTCTATTTGATTTCTGGTATCAAAACTTGTTAAAGGGCAAGGAAGTCTCAGAAGTGTGGGAGGGCTCAATAAAatcagatgaaaaaaaaaaaaaaaattaaattattattagttattatctccatttatatttattatatcatcTAGCAAATGATAAATTATGATTAAATTGGTTATCATGCTTTCCTAACGTAATAAATTAGAAAAGTCTTTGATTAGCTGAAATCATCATTTGGACTCAACAACTTGACAAGATAGATGTGCGTGTGCATTATCACAAACACTCATAGTAGCCCCCTCTAATTATTAAATTCATGCACAGGaaataacacagaaacatgtattTCTTGCTACTAATACAACCCTGTTTTACTTTGCTCACCTCATTGTCATAGGCCCACGGTGGTATAGAGAACTGCATGGCAGGCATGAAAGCAGACAGCTCCAACCATCGGATGTATAGCTCTCTGTCCGGCAGAACATTTTTGCCATCTGAGCTACCTAAATTACAAAACAGATGTCAGACTGCAGACTAAAACGATATTGAAGATCTAAACGTGTCTTTAAGAGGGCCAACTATGGACTCTAAGGCTCTGGTCGAATAGTCTTTTTTGCCCTCGGAAAGGTCCTAACTCAGTGAAAGGACACAGAAGTATTTAGGTGGCAGCCATCATTAGAGCTGgttgaattctctaaatgctaaggaaagcTTCTTTTTGtatctcctttagcataggGTACACTGGACCACCTTTAAAGAAAGTAAAGGAGATGATGCTGccccacaattccttgcggcAGCATTAAAAGCGACGTACGTCAGTAACATCTGCTGTTCTCCTCCACATCTTTCCTTGATCTGATGACGTTTTACATCAAAGTCATGGAAGAAACTGGTTAGGAAAAGACATAGGATGTCATTTATCTTTTACTATTCGACCGCAGCCTTAAACTCTCTGTAGCCATATGTTATGTAGTACCATACCTGCGGTGCGGTTGGGGTAGGCATTCCCTCCTATCATATCAGGTAAGACAAACTGGTAACCCAGAATACTAATAGTCAGAACAGTCGGGATAATGGACTTGAGGCCGAGCTCATAACCCCACACGGAGTCTCTGTCAATGATCCTGAAGAAGCAGGAGATGTCCTGACTCTGGTAACCCACCCTCAGCTCTGCACGCTCACTGAATGGGATGGCCATCTCTGTGTAGCGGCGGGTGAAGGTGGACGGGTCAGACAGTGGCACCAGGGTGCTAAACTGCCGTGGGAGGTAGCTCGACTCTCCTGCATCGAACTTGAAGGACGTGACGCCATAGCGAGTTTTGATCATATGCAGATGTGAGGAATACCACTCGCGGGCTTCTGGGTTGGTGAAGTCCAAGATTCCTCCGATGCCGTTCCACCAGCGAACCAGAGCAGGCAGCTCACCGCTCGGCTCCCGAACAAGCAGTTCTTTCTCCACAGCAACGCCAAAATTAATGGAGTCATAGTTGATAAAAGGATGTGTCCAGAGTGACACTTGAAACCCGTCCTCTCCGAGTTTGTCAAACATACCGCTAGCATTGGGGAACTTCTGCGGGTCAAAGTCAAACTCTCCATAGTCGGCAGTGTAGCGGTCGTCCAGCTCCAGATGGGAGCATGTGAAGCCATGCTTGGTGATGTCAGAGGCGTAACGCAGCAGCTTCTCCTGAGTTACAGCTGTCTTGTGGAGAGCCCATGTGGACCACAGCGGCTTTTTGAACACTTCAGGAGACGGGACCTTGATAGGCTTTGGGAAATACCGACGCACCTGAGcacaacacatgcatacagagcAGAGACTTACTACAGGGATATTCACAtcgacagtttttttttttttttttttttagaatgcACAGTGAAAAaccttgtttctcttttgtatttggtttatttagtttaaagcaAAAGgttaacattttggaaaatatgcttatttgttttctgaggAAGAGTTAGTCGAACAGTTAGAAACAACTCCATTATGAGTCCGTTACATATGAAGCTTTGTATTTACTACTTTTAACATTCTTAGTTTCAACACATAATAAGTTATAACTTTAAAAATCTTAACTACACTGTACTTATATAAGTAATAGAAGTTATTGTTAGAATCGCATTCTTACCATCAAAACTAAATCCACAGCATGTCTATACTCACCATGTATTTGTGGATGGAGGTAACATccaaccccacacacactctatagCTGAGTTCAGGTAAGGCCTGCTGACCCTCTTCTGGTTTGAAGGGAGAGTCCTGGTATCGGGCCTGGAACCTGAGAGTCCTGTGCTTCTCTGACCAGCCCAAATGAAAAGGCACCGAGTCATTAATTTTGATGGCAGTGGCATTCGAAGAGAGCCAATAGCGTTCCAAGATTCCTCCAAAAGCGTTCCGATTTGAGTAGACATCACTGGTGATGAAAGGCTGCGGTTCCTCCTCACCCTGTATCCTGATAGGCCAGTACTGTGTTGCCGTCTCCGCCCCTCCGTACCAATGAGAGTCATTATAGGCCATGGCGTGCTCCACCGGGCGCTCATTTTGCAGCTCCTCCCAGCGCACACGGTAACATATCACCGTGTCCTTTGGTCGAACCGTCTGGATAAAGAAGTTGAGTTTGCCAGAATTTGACCGAGTACAGCTCAGAATATTTCCCTCCTTTGAGCAGGAGTCCAGATCCAGAGTGCCAGACCTGGAAAGGTAGCATcagcagaggggaagaaaataaaaatgaacttGTTAAGCACAACTCTAAATGAGCAAGTATTATGAGCCTATAATAATTATTAGGCTATAAGAGTActataacagaaaataaatgcaatcaCAATACAGAAAGATAATGTATGCTGCATTGTATTACTCTTTTTCACTGCAAATGCAGGGATTGCACTATGGCTATTTGTGTCAATGTGAGCTCTGGTGATAAAGGACATGACTAAATCACTTTTCCCTAAGGGTGTAATCATGTGTCTGCTTCGTGTGGCTTTCCATTATCCATCCACACATTTGCAGACAGGCAGCTTTTTAGTAGGGCTcgcacacaaagagaaacaactgATCTGAGGCTATAAAAAGTGATATATGTTACAAGGATTATTGTTAGCCAAGAATTACTGGCTGTCAGTTACACAAGCAAAGTGTTTATTATTGGAGTGCACTGGATTGCATTACGATGTACAACTATTCCTATTTTTCTGATCTTTGTATTTTGATTGCTTTGAAATGGCCATGGCATCAGCaggattaattaattaatcaataattaaaataatccaCACAGTGAACTAACCTGAAGGTCATACTGAAGACTACAGCCCCCGTCATGTTATGAATGATAAAACCATCCTTGTTGAGGTCCAACAGCTCAGCTTTCAGCAGCTGGGCTTTACGGAGGGAAGCTGAGTAGTAGCACCAGGCGACCACAGCAGCCAGCACCAACACACAGCCTAACATGCCTGCAATCACCAGGGGCCGACCTTCATGAGccagtttcttcttcagtgGAGAACCACCAGCTCCCCTggctgtctgctgctcactaGGAGCTACCGGGACGATCTGATACATACTGAAGACTTACAGCAGTGAGGTGTGCAGAGAAGCAGGTTTGGAGGAGAAGTGGCAGGAGCGGACAGTTGTTGTTAACTTGCTGTCAGTGTTGGGGAAAATGGAAGATTACTTCTTCACACTGGCAGTATAGCGGTGGAGGACAGTCTGATGTTTACCTGTCGATCTTTAGAAAAGTCTCCATTTCTGAATGAGGGCTGATTTGTACAAACCTGCGAGATAGACAAAGGCAGACAGGGATCAACATTCAGTTAAAGTATGGCCCAACGtgtaaaacatgtcaaatacCATAAATAATCTGAGgagttaaattaatttaatttattcgCAAAAATAGCAAAAAATACTGTTTACAGCCTCtaaaatgtggagatttcctgctttcctGCTTTCCTccttggactgacaaaacaagacatttaaagacataacCTTGGACCATC from Cottoperca gobio chromosome 9, fCotGob3.1, whole genome shotgun sequence includes:
- the LOC115012987 gene encoding lymphocyte antigen 6G-like isoform X1, translating into MRFYGALILFMTLSAAYALKCYQCVGETCTGHTTCDLDSDQCSIIYVDDVHKKICTTSLSCTSNDNCCATDLCNSAISTGSSVLLLLLSSAIITVFL
- the LOC115012987 gene encoding lymphocyte antigen 6G-like isoform X2, with the protein product MRFYGALILFMTLSAAYALKCYQCVGETCTGHTTCDLDSDQCSIIYVDDVHKKICTTSLSCTSNDNCCATDLCNSAISTGSSVLLLLLSSAIITVFL
- the LOC115012986 gene encoding myogenesis-regulating glycosidase-like, with protein sequence MYQIVPVAPSEQQTARGAGGSPLKKKLAHEGRPLVIAGMLGCVLVLAAVVAWCYYSASLRKAQLLKAELLDLNKDGFIIHNMTGAVVFSMTFRSGTLDLDSCSKEGNILSCTRSNSGKLNFFIQTVRPKDTVICYRVRWEELQNERPVEHAMAYNDSHWYGGAETATQYWPIRIQGEEEPQPFITSDVYSNRNAFGGILERYWLSSNATAIKINDSVPFHLGWSEKHRTLRFQARYQDSPFKPEEGQQALPELSYRVCVGLDVTSIHKYMVRRYFPKPIKVPSPEVFKKPLWSTWALHKTAVTQEKLLRYASDITKHGFTCSHLELDDRYTADYGEFDFDPQKFPNASGMFDKLGEDGFQVSLWTHPFINYDSINFGVAVEKELLVREPSGELPALVRWWNGIGGILDFTNPEAREWYSSHLHMIKTRYGVTSFKFDAGESSYLPRQFSTLVPLSDPSTFTRRYTEMAIPFSERAELRVGYQSQDISCFFRIIDRDSVWGYELGLKSIIPTVLTISILGYQFVLPDMIGGNAYPNRTAGSSDGKNVLPDRELYIRWLELSAFMPAMQFSIPPWAYDNEVIQIAQKFTELHETLVAPRVLELAGEVLDTGDPIIRPLWWIAINDEAAYKIDSQFLIGDDLMVAPVLEPGKQERDIYLPAGRWRSYKGEHFDKCPMYLTDYPVDLDEIAFFTWVH